From Mucilaginibacter inviolabilis, a single genomic window includes:
- a CDS encoding DUF3472 domain-containing protein, protein MKKHRIITAKIALLGAAFALLQLNSRAATLPADTALKVPLGGNSWVSKNGQAIIDSAGLGNWSSNADVISVYVRLEAPGDLKIALRLQVPEGSSTIKVSAGQSVLTKTVSNRESAVVDFGTTHVKAPGYLQIKLQGVKKSGKVFAQVSDLLLTGSATANGAEYTKDNHGSYFYWGRRGPSVHLNYPLPDEAKTTTEWFYNEVTVPVGNDVLGSYFMADGFTGGYFGMQVNSPTERHVLFSIWSPFNTDDPKSIPDSLKIHLLKKGVGVHGGEFGGEGSGGQSYMNYPWVAGKTYAFLIHAQANAVAKTTTFTAYFKPADQTTWQLVASFKRPMSGFYLTGLYSFLENFDPEMGTVERRVNFGNGWLVDTNGKWYPLTKAIFTGDATANIKYRKDYGGGVQGNHFYLRNCGFFNDFSTLKTDLSRQQSGTDHPVIDFNKLP, encoded by the coding sequence ATGAAAAAACATCGAATAATCACAGCTAAAATTGCTTTACTAGGTGCAGCCTTTGCACTACTGCAATTGAATAGTCGCGCAGCTACGCTCCCGGCAGATACCGCGCTTAAAGTACCCCTCGGCGGCAACAGTTGGGTAAGCAAAAATGGGCAGGCTATTATTGACAGCGCTGGCCTGGGCAACTGGAGCTCGAATGCTGATGTAATAAGTGTATACGTGCGTTTGGAAGCTCCCGGCGATTTGAAAATAGCGTTGAGGCTGCAAGTACCTGAAGGCAGCAGTACCATCAAAGTATCGGCAGGACAAAGTGTTTTAACCAAAACGGTATCTAACCGCGAATCCGCAGTTGTTGATTTTGGTACCACACATGTTAAAGCTCCGGGTTATCTGCAAATAAAACTACAGGGCGTAAAAAAGAGCGGAAAGGTATTCGCCCAGGTAAGCGACTTGTTATTGACCGGTTCGGCTACGGCCAATGGTGCCGAGTATACCAAGGACAATCATGGTAGTTATTTTTACTGGGGCAGGAGAGGGCCGTCGGTACATCTGAACTATCCATTACCAGATGAAGCCAAAACTACTACGGAGTGGTTCTACAATGAAGTGACTGTTCCCGTAGGTAACGATGTACTGGGTTCATACTTTATGGCCGATGGCTTTACCGGCGGATACTTCGGTATGCAGGTAAACTCTCCAACGGAGCGCCACGTATTGTTCTCTATCTGGAGCCCTTTCAATACCGACGATCCTAAAAGCATCCCCGATAGTTTAAAAATCCACCTGTTAAAAAAAGGTGTAGGCGTACATGGCGGTGAATTTGGCGGCGAAGGTTCGGGCGGTCAAAGCTATATGAATTATCCATGGGTGGCAGGTAAAACCTATGCATTTTTAATACATGCCCAGGCCAATGCCGTAGCCAAAACCACCACATTTACAGCATACTTTAAACCAGCCGACCAAACTACCTGGCAACTGGTTGCCAGCTTTAAACGCCCTATGTCGGGCTTTTATTTAACGGGTTTGTATTCGTTCCTGGAGAATTTTGATCCGGAAATGGGTACTGTGGAGCGCCGGGTAAACTTTGGCAATGGCTGGCTGGTGGATACTAACGGCAAATGGTATCCATTAACCAAAGCGATTTTTACCGGCGATGCTACCGCGAACATCAAATACCGCAAAGATTATGGCGGTGGTGTGCAGGGCAATCATTTTTACCTCAGAAACTGTGGATTTTTTAATGATTTTTCAACGCTCAAAACCGATCTTAGCCGTCAACAATCCGGCACAGATCACCCAGTTATTGATTTTAATAAACTACCGTGA
- a CDS encoding glycoside hydrolase family 35 protein, whose amino-acid sequence MKKYLLPLLFLLPVFCFAQDKHVFSLSKNEFLLDGKPFQIISGEMHPARIPREYWRDRIRMTKAMGCNTIAAYVFWNYHEATPGVFDFKTGNHDIAEFIRICKEEGMWVLLRPGPYVCAEWDFGGLPSWLLKIPDIKVRCMDTRYMSAVSRYVAHLAAEVKSLQCTNGGPIIMSQIENEYGSYANDKTYLETLRKLWVQNGIIVPFYTADGATPYMLEAGNIDGAAIGLDSGTSDEDFAQATKRNPNVPSFSSETYPGWLTHWKEKFAKPDTNGLKKEITYLLENHKSFNLYVIHGGTNFGFTAGANAFSATQYQPDLTSYDYDAPINEQGQATPKYYMLRNLISKYVKYKIPAVPQAAKAISIPAITLAPLTSIWKQLPKPFLSPQPQPMEYYDQNQGLMLYRTKLIGHKKGTLTITEPHDYAMVFVDGKLIDTVYRDGGKWNIKIPESSSKDPVLDILVEGMGHINFAQYIIDRKGITDRVTLNGMTLMDWQIYPLPMTEAFIKTLKPAKAEADAKGMFFKGTFNLQETGDTYFDLSNYAKGIIYVNGHNLGRYWNTGPQQRLYCPASWLKKGSNEIIVFDFHLNEAKTISGKTTLE is encoded by the coding sequence GTGAAAAAATACCTTTTACCCTTACTCTTTTTATTACCCGTATTCTGTTTTGCGCAGGACAAACACGTTTTCAGCCTGAGTAAAAACGAATTTTTGCTGGATGGCAAACCTTTCCAGATCATCAGCGGTGAAATGCACCCGGCCCGTATCCCCCGAGAGTACTGGCGCGACCGTATCCGCATGACTAAGGCTATGGGTTGTAATACCATTGCGGCTTACGTATTCTGGAACTACCATGAGGCTACCCCGGGTGTTTTCGACTTTAAAACAGGCAACCATGATATAGCCGAATTTATCCGTATTTGTAAGGAAGAGGGCATGTGGGTACTGTTACGCCCAGGTCCGTACGTTTGTGCTGAATGGGATTTTGGCGGATTGCCCTCATGGCTGTTAAAAATCCCTGATATTAAAGTGCGTTGCATGGATACCCGATACATGAGCGCGGTAAGTCGTTATGTGGCCCATTTGGCAGCCGAGGTTAAATCATTGCAGTGCACCAATGGCGGTCCAATCATTATGTCGCAGATCGAAAATGAGTATGGCAGCTACGCCAATGATAAAACCTACCTGGAAACTCTGCGTAAACTATGGGTGCAAAATGGTATCATCGTACCTTTTTACACAGCCGATGGCGCAACGCCTTATATGCTGGAAGCCGGCAACATTGATGGCGCGGCTATCGGGTTAGACAGCGGCACCAGCGATGAGGATTTTGCCCAGGCCACCAAACGTAACCCTAATGTTCCATCATTCAGCAGCGAAACCTATCCCGGCTGGTTAACCCACTGGAAAGAGAAGTTTGCCAAACCCGATACCAATGGTTTGAAGAAGGAAATTACCTATCTGCTGGAGAACCATAAATCATTTAACCTGTACGTCATTCACGGCGGTACCAACTTTGGTTTTACCGCTGGCGCCAACGCGTTTTCGGCTACCCAATACCAGCCCGATCTGACCAGTTATGATTACGATGCACCCATCAACGAACAGGGCCAGGCAACGCCCAAATACTATATGCTGCGCAATCTCATCAGCAAATACGTAAAATATAAAATTCCGGCTGTGCCACAGGCTGCAAAAGCCATCAGCATACCGGCTATTACTTTAGCGCCACTTACTAGTATCTGGAAGCAATTACCAAAACCGTTCCTGTCGCCGCAGCCTCAGCCGATGGAATATTACGATCAAAACCAGGGCCTGATGCTTTACCGCACCAAACTTATCGGTCACAAAAAAGGCACGCTCACCATTACCGAGCCACACGATTATGCCATGGTATTTGTAGATGGTAAATTGATTGATACCGTTTACCGCGATGGCGGCAAATGGAACATCAAGATCCCCGAAAGCAGCAGCAAAGACCCGGTATTGGATATTTTGGTAGAAGGCATGGGACACATCAATTTTGCCCAGTACATCATTGATCGTAAAGGTATTACCGACCGTGTTACCCTTAACGGTATGACTTTGATGGATTGGCAGATATATCCATTACCTATGACTGAGGCCTTCATCAAAACATTAAAACCGGCAAAAGCCGAAGCAGATGCCAAAGGCATGTTTTTTAAAGGAACCTTCAATCTGCAGGAAACCGGCGATACTTATTTCGATCTGAGTAATTATGCCAAAGGCATTATTTACGTAAATGGCCACAACCTGGGCCGGTACTGGAACACCGGTCCGCAGCAAAGGCTATACTGCCCGGCATCATGGCTCAAAAAAGGAAGCAACGAAATTATAGTGTTTGATTTCCATTTGAATGAAGCCAAAACAATCAGTGGTAAAACTACTTTGGAATAG
- a CDS encoding ankyrin repeat domain-containing protein — protein MKTLIDNKDYQGIDEALANDPSLANEGIPYDSVNTTKAHPLHRLCDGVFSGTYTDAEAVQMARIFLAHGANVNGNQLVEKQDSPLVAATSLYADEVAILYIENGAIINHPGCHGGTALHWAAYCGRDKVVKKLVQQGAKVNKLCIDFKSTPLFWAVHGLKNGGTTSSSDSVECVKILLQAGADKNIPNAGGTTVFDMLDDGDVELKELLKEV, from the coding sequence ATGAAAACACTTATCGATAATAAAGATTACCAAGGGATAGATGAGGCCCTTGCCAATGATCCAAGTTTGGCTAATGAAGGTATTCCATATGATAGTGTCAACACCACCAAAGCCCACCCCCTGCACCGACTCTGCGACGGGGTATTTTCCGGAACGTATACCGATGCCGAAGCCGTACAAATGGCCAGGATATTTTTGGCACACGGAGCAAATGTTAATGGTAATCAATTGGTAGAAAAGCAGGATAGCCCGCTTGTTGCTGCAACAAGCCTGTATGCCGATGAGGTAGCTATTTTGTATATCGAAAACGGTGCGATTATAAATCATCCAGGATGTCATGGAGGCACCGCCTTACATTGGGCAGCGTACTGCGGAAGGGATAAAGTGGTTAAAAAGCTCGTGCAACAAGGCGCAAAAGTTAATAAGTTATGTATCGATTTTAAATCCACACCGCTATTTTGGGCCGTTCATGGGTTAAAAAATGGCGGTACAACGAGTTCATCTGATAGTGTGGAATGTGTTAAGATACTGCTCCAGGCTGGCGCCGATAAAAATATCCCCAATGCTGGAGGAACCACCGTTTTCGATATGCTGGATGACGGTGATGTGGAATTGAAGGAATTATTGAAAGAGGTTTAA
- a CDS encoding DUF5107 domain-containing protein yields the protein MRRIGLLALGLCLSAGWVKAQEKAAYREYNKVITTYPYSDPNPIPAFTNIYPYFRYDGFTDKPVQKEWKVVELQNKYITLTVLPQIGGKIWSAVERSTGKGFIYENHVVKFRDIAMRGPWTSGGIEPNYGIIGHTPNSVTPVDYIVRNNDDGSVSCIISVLDLLTSTTWAMEINLPKDKAYFTTKSTWYNANTLDEPYYHWMNIGIKTKGNLQYMYPGTGFLGHQGEHGDWPINKQNGKDVSFYNNNNFGGYKSYHVFGKYTDFFGAYWHDDEMGMARYSGRDDKAGKKIWIWGLSDQGMIWEKLLTDKDGQYSEIQSGRLFNQTSPESTFTPFKHKGFAPGEASVWTEYWYPVLKTKGFVEANSYGALNVKTGNGWLKLALSPVQKIADSLVVKQGQTIIYSKKLELNPLQTFADSVQMDAGKGSVVVTLGRDKIIYNSKPDEGDLSRPLDSPKDFNWNTAYGLYIQGKELMDEKAYPQAEEKLQAALKLDHNYVPALVKMAQLHYRNLQYTEALELAKHALSIDTYDGGANYYYGVINAKLNHTADAKDGFDIAALSMEYRTAAYNGLAGLYLQEKSYDKALEYAAKALDFNRYDLSALQVQAIAYRYLHQQQNAERVLAQILIFNPLDHFAGFEKYLWDASTKNQFIASVRNEQPIESYLDLANVYYQYGYPEECLKVLRLSPKNALVNYWQAFLQNKVKRPFLEELDKAIIATPAFVFPFRADDEEVLTWAIQQNDNWKPKYFLALLYKDRNRIAESKNLFTQCGDQPDFAPFYAARAAMQMGASDLTDLQKALKLQPNEWRYYKLLGEYYVAHDQYSEALATVEPFYRKHSENYIIGILYAKTLLLNKRYAECAKLLSGINILPFEGATIGRDLYREAKLMLAIEKLRSNNYTGALTLTVDAKLWPLNLGAGKPYPENIDERAEDWLTYLCYTKQGKDADARKYLQKIIAFTPKTDNTVKNFLPANSLVTAWAMEKLDSKAAATAWLDAQVKQYPDNDIMQWCQQVFEKGSAEKADTSDTIVRILQQIMTLK from the coding sequence ATGAGAAGAATAGGACTGCTTGCTTTAGGGCTATGTTTATCGGCAGGATGGGTCAAGGCCCAGGAAAAGGCGGCTTACCGGGAGTACAATAAGGTGATCACTACCTATCCGTACTCGGATCCTAACCCGATACCGGCGTTCACCAATATCTACCCATACTTTAGGTATGATGGCTTTACCGATAAGCCCGTGCAAAAGGAGTGGAAGGTGGTGGAGCTGCAAAATAAGTATATCACCTTAACCGTGCTGCCGCAGATAGGCGGCAAGATCTGGTCGGCTGTGGAACGGTCGACCGGCAAAGGTTTCATTTATGAGAACCATGTGGTGAAGTTTCGGGATATTGCCATGCGCGGCCCCTGGACAAGCGGCGGCATCGAACCTAATTACGGCATCATTGGGCATACCCCCAATTCCGTTACGCCGGTTGATTACATCGTACGTAATAATGATGATGGCAGCGTAAGCTGCATCATCAGCGTGCTTGATCTACTCACCAGCACCACCTGGGCCATGGAGATCAACCTGCCTAAAGATAAGGCCTATTTCACCACCAAATCAACCTGGTACAATGCCAACACGCTGGATGAGCCCTATTACCACTGGATGAACATCGGCATCAAAACAAAAGGCAACCTGCAATATATGTACCCTGGAACCGGTTTCCTGGGTCATCAGGGTGAGCATGGCGACTGGCCCATCAACAAGCAAAATGGTAAGGACGTATCCTTTTATAATAACAACAATTTTGGCGGTTATAAATCGTACCACGTATTTGGCAAGTACACCGACTTTTTTGGCGCTTACTGGCACGACGATGAAATGGGCATGGCCCGTTATTCGGGTCGTGATGATAAGGCCGGTAAAAAGATCTGGATCTGGGGATTGTCAGATCAGGGCATGATCTGGGAAAAATTGCTGACGGATAAGGACGGGCAATATTCCGAGATCCAATCGGGCAGGTTGTTTAACCAAACATCGCCCGAAAGTACATTTACGCCATTTAAACATAAAGGTTTTGCTCCCGGCGAAGCCTCGGTATGGACAGAATACTGGTACCCCGTACTCAAAACCAAAGGTTTTGTAGAGGCTAATAGCTACGGTGCACTCAATGTGAAAACAGGAAACGGCTGGCTGAAACTGGCACTGAGCCCGGTACAAAAAATTGCCGATAGCCTAGTGGTTAAACAAGGCCAAACGATCATCTACAGCAAAAAGCTGGAACTAAACCCCTTGCAAACATTTGCCGACTCTGTTCAAATGGATGCAGGCAAAGGCAGTGTTGTGGTTACGCTGGGCCGAGATAAGATCATCTACAATTCAAAACCTGACGAAGGCGATCTGAGCCGTCCGCTGGATTCACCCAAAGATTTTAACTGGAATACGGCCTACGGCTTGTACATACAGGGCAAGGAATTGATGGACGAAAAAGCCTACCCGCAGGCCGAAGAAAAATTGCAGGCAGCCTTAAAACTTGATCATAACTATGTACCTGCCCTGGTGAAAATGGCGCAGCTACATTACCGCAATCTGCAATATACCGAAGCCCTGGAACTGGCCAAACATGCCTTAAGTATTGATACTTATGACGGGGGAGCTAACTATTACTACGGCGTGATTAATGCCAAACTCAACCATACAGCCGACGCCAAAGATGGTTTTGATATAGCAGCCTTGTCCATGGAGTACCGTACGGCCGCCTATAACGGGCTGGCCGGTTTGTATCTGCAGGAAAAAAGCTATGATAAAGCACTGGAGTACGCTGCCAAAGCGCTCGACTTTAATCGGTATGATCTGTCTGCTTTGCAGGTGCAGGCTATCGCTTATCGCTATCTGCATCAGCAGCAAAATGCCGAACGGGTGTTAGCTCAGATACTGATCTTTAATCCGCTTGACCATTTTGCCGGGTTCGAAAAATATCTGTGGGATGCCTCCACCAAAAACCAGTTCATAGCTTCTGTCCGGAACGAACAACCTATTGAAAGCTACCTGGATCTGGCCAATGTTTATTATCAATATGGATATCCGGAGGAATGCCTTAAAGTATTGAGACTTTCGCCAAAAAATGCTTTGGTAAACTATTGGCAAGCATTTTTACAGAATAAAGTAAAGAGACCGTTTTTAGAAGAATTGGATAAGGCCATTATTGCTACTCCCGCCTTTGTATTCCCCTTCAGGGCTGATGATGAAGAAGTGCTCACCTGGGCCATACAGCAAAACGACAACTGGAAACCGAAATATTTCCTGGCCTTGTTGTATAAAGATCGTAACCGTATAGCCGAAAGTAAAAATCTGTTTACGCAATGTGGAGATCAACCAGATTTTGCGCCGTTTTATGCGGCCAGGGCAGCCATGCAGATGGGGGCGTCTGATCTGACTGATTTGCAAAAAGCTTTGAAATTGCAACCTAACGAGTGGCGTTATTATAAATTATTGGGTGAGTATTATGTGGCTCACGACCAATATTCGGAGGCTTTAGCTACGGTGGAGCCTTTTTATCGTAAACATTCCGAAAATTATATCATCGGTATACTGTATGCTAAAACGCTGCTGCTGAATAAACGTTATGCAGAATGTGCCAAACTACTGTCGGGCATCAATATATTGCCTTTTGAAGGGGCTACTATTGGTCGCGATTTATACCGCGAGGCCAAGCTGATGCTGGCTATAGAAAAACTCAGAAGCAATAACTATACAGGCGCGCTGACTTTAACAGTTGATGCCAAACTATGGCCGCTTAACCTGGGCGCGGGTAAACCTTACCCAGAAAATATTGACGAAAGAGCCGAGGATTGGCTGACTTACCTGTGCTACACCAAACAAGGCAAAGATGCCGATGCGCGCAAGTATCTGCAAAAGATCATTGCCTTTACACCCAAAACCGACAATACGGTTAAGAATTTTTTGCCGGCCAACAGTCTCGTAACCGCCTGGGCCATGGAAAAACTGGATAGTAAAGCCGCCGCCACAGCCTGGCTTGATGCACAGGTTAAACAATATCCAGATAACGATATCATGCAATGGTGCCAGCAGGTTTTTGAAAAAGGATCGGCCGAAAAAGCGGATACCAGCGATACCATCGTACGCATCCTGCAACAAATCATGACGCTGAAATAA